In the genome of Isoalcanivorax indicus, one region contains:
- a CDS encoding ABC transporter permease yields MTVLALARRSLWNRRGTAALVVCSVALSVALLLGVERLRTEARESFANTLSGVDLIVGARSGPINLLLYSVFRLGDPVNNVSWASYQRIADHPQVAWAVPLSLGDSLRGFPVLGTSQAYFTHYRYGRDQSLRLAQGEIFDGIFDAVLGAEVARRLGYGPGDQIVLAHGTGAVSLTQHDDKPFTVVGVLERTGTPVDNTVHISLEGMEAIHVDWRGGAPIPGLSISAERVRNMDLTPDSVTAVMVGLTSRRAVFQVQRQINTDRDEALMAIMPGLTLQQLWDLMRVGENALLAVSALVMLVALTVMLTALLTGLNERRREMALLRALGARPWQIFALIIGESLLLSVLGALFGVALLQVLALGASGWVSGQLGLTVTLWPPTLHEMKMLALLFAGGILVGLWPAWRAYRNALTDGMAIRM; encoded by the coding sequence ATGACAGTGTTGGCCCTGGCCCGGCGCAGTCTGTGGAATCGGCGCGGCACCGCCGCGCTGGTGGTCTGCTCCGTGGCGCTGAGCGTGGCCTTGTTGCTGGGCGTTGAACGGCTGCGCACGGAGGCGCGCGAGAGTTTTGCCAATACGCTGTCCGGCGTGGATCTGATCGTCGGCGCCCGCAGCGGCCCGATCAATCTGCTGCTGTACAGCGTGTTTCGCCTGGGTGACCCGGTCAACAATGTCAGTTGGGCGAGTTATCAGCGCATTGCGGACCATCCCCAGGTGGCCTGGGCCGTGCCGCTTTCGCTGGGCGACTCCCTGCGCGGCTTTCCGGTGCTCGGCACCAGCCAGGCCTACTTCACCCATTATCGCTATGGCCGCGACCAGAGCCTGCGTCTGGCGCAGGGCGAGATTTTCGACGGCATTTTTGATGCGGTGCTCGGGGCGGAGGTGGCGCGACGGCTGGGTTACGGGCCGGGCGATCAGATTGTGCTGGCCCATGGCACCGGCGCTGTCAGCCTGACTCAACATGACGACAAGCCGTTCACGGTGGTGGGCGTGCTCGAGCGTACCGGCACGCCGGTGGACAACACGGTACACATCAGCCTGGAAGGCATGGAGGCGATCCATGTGGACTGGCGCGGCGGCGCCCCGATTCCCGGGTTGTCCATTTCGGCGGAGCGGGTCAGGAACATGGACCTGACGCCCGATTCGGTCACGGCGGTGATGGTCGGGCTGACCTCACGCCGGGCGGTGTTCCAGGTGCAGCGGCAGATCAATACCGACCGCGATGAAGCCCTGATGGCGATCATGCCCGGGTTGACGCTGCAACAACTGTGGGACCTGATGCGCGTTGGCGAAAACGCCCTGCTGGCGGTGTCGGCACTGGTCATGCTGGTGGCGCTGACGGTGATGCTCACGGCATTGCTCACGGGCCTCAATGAGCGCCGCCGGGAGATGGCGTTGCTGCGTGCGCTGGGGGCCAGGCCGTGGCAGATCTTCGCGTTGATCATCGGTGAATCGCTGCTGCTGAGTGTGCTGGGTGCGCTGTTCGGCGTGGCCCTGCTCCAGGTGCTGGCACTGGGCGCCAGTGGCTGGGTCAGTGGCCAGCTCGGGCTGACGGTTACCCTGTGGCCGCCGACCCTGCACGAGATGAAGATGCTGGCGCTGCTGTTTGCCGGTGGCATACTGGTGGGCCTGTGGCCTGCCTGGCGGGCCTACCGCAACGCACTCACCGATGGCATGGCCATCCGCATGTAA
- a CDS encoding DUF3299 domain-containing protein, whose translation MIRSLFRSLGAAALLALAMPLSAADITLEWDDMIPEGWPPAELFEGINIDELQDDDPEAIEFFAKIEQLWDEAPMVESLDGKRVRLPGYAIPLEGDSRSVTSFLLVPYFGACIHVPPPPRNQTVLVNMAEGKTARIRHAFFTVWVTGTMTVETSETDLALTGYTITADKVEPYEPDDSAGY comes from the coding sequence ATGATTCGCTCGCTGTTCCGATCCCTGGGCGCAGCCGCGCTGCTCGCGCTGGCCATGCCGCTGTCTGCGGCGGATATCACCCTGGAATGGGATGACATGATTCCCGAGGGCTGGCCGCCCGCCGAACTGTTCGAAGGCATCAATATCGACGAGTTGCAGGATGACGACCCGGAAGCCATCGAGTTCTTTGCCAAGATCGAGCAGCTGTGGGATGAAGCCCCCATGGTCGAGTCGCTGGACGGCAAACGGGTACGCCTGCCCGGCTACGCGATTCCCCTGGAAGGGGACAGTCGCTCGGTGACCAGTTTCCTGCTGGTGCCCTACTTCGGGGCCTGCATTCATGTGCCGCCGCCGCCGCGCAACCAGACCGTGCTGGTGAACATGGCCGAAGGCAAGACGGCACGAATCCGCCATGCCTTCTTCACCGTGTGGGTGACCGGCACCATGACGGTGGAAACCAGCGAAACCGATCTGGCCCTGACCGGCTATACGATTACCGCTGACAAGGTGGAGCCCTACGAGCCTGATGACAGCGCCGGTTACTGA
- a CDS encoding sulfite exporter TauE/SafE family protein: MDPVWWLILPAAFLGGALNAVAGGGSFLTLPALLWAGVPPVAANATGTLSLLPGYLASCAGYRRELRRVWQDWPLPGILLLTVAGGGLGAALLLLTSDVLFRALVPWLLGLATVLFLLAPRLLGVTRRLPWGALAVALLLVSVYGGYFNGGLGIMLLALFVLAGPGDLHQANALKNVCSALLTLMAVLAYALGGALVWRLGVPMMLAGALGGYVGAAWGRHLPVAVLRGLVIFTGASMTLWFAVT; this comes from the coding sequence ATGGACCCTGTCTGGTGGCTGATACTGCCCGCCGCATTTCTCGGGGGTGCACTGAATGCGGTGGCCGGCGGCGGCAGCTTTCTGACGCTGCCGGCGTTGCTCTGGGCCGGTGTGCCGCCGGTGGCCGCCAATGCCACAGGGACGCTGTCGTTGCTGCCCGGTTATCTGGCCAGTTGTGCGGGCTACCGTCGCGAGCTGCGCCGGGTGTGGCAGGACTGGCCACTGCCGGGGATCCTGCTGCTGACGGTAGCGGGCGGTGGCCTTGGGGCCGCCTTGTTGCTGCTCACCAGCGATGTGCTGTTTCGCGCCCTGGTGCCCTGGCTGCTCGGGCTGGCCACCGTGCTGTTTCTTCTGGCGCCGCGCTTGCTCGGGGTGACGCGTCGCCTGCCATGGGGGGCGCTCGCGGTCGCGCTGTTACTGGTGTCGGTATACGGCGGCTACTTCAATGGTGGTCTGGGTATCATGCTGCTGGCGCTGTTCGTGCTGGCGGGGCCGGGTGATCTGCACCAGGCCAACGCCCTGAAAAATGTCTGTTCTGCCTTGCTCACCCTGATGGCGGTGCTGGCCTACGCTCTGGGCGGCGCACTGGTGTGGCGCCTTGGTGTGCCGATGATGCTGGCCGGGGCTCTCGGGGGCTATGTCGGCGCGGCATGGGGACGGCACCTGCCTGTCGCGGTGCTGCGCGGGCTGGTGATCTTCACCGGTGCGAGCATGACCCTCTGGTTTGCCGTGACCTGA
- a CDS encoding PAS domain S-box protein encodes MRRDSMVFRQSFGRALGVATATLFSVPVAAAHDSQPLVDDLRLLYISAVIILILCLSVVWALRQARKLMDRRIRTANARLRAERDMLAGERQRLDNLMHTAPAVIYSARLGDRELTYLSPNFTTLLGYPVTSEVLEVHWWSHRLHPEDSPRVDTLEWDRWDNDQYVGYYRFRHADGSWRWIEDRCRLIRDQEGTPRERVGSLADITERVELEGRLEREQQRANLALTGANLGLWEWQLSTDDVVFNDRWAAMLGYKPEEVVHSMRDAAQLVHPEDRRHVREALVRHLTGQTDHYQAEYRMRHRDGHWVWVLDRGRVMARDRNGHALRASGTHLDVTELYLSRELLRENEEKFRSLYEYAPIGIMLNRMSDGRFVEVNEAIVQMTGYSQEALLAMNFWDLTPEDYVDEEAAHFESLSSTGVYGPYEKMLQCADGRRLPVQVNGALILDRHGEAMVWMLIQDISERQRAERLKREFVSTVSHELRTPLTSIKGALGLLSGGAFGTMPDAVRQLLDIAVKNSDRLTLLINDLLDMEKIAAGNMRFDMQPHALQPLLQQALESNRGYAQQYQARLVLRDDAPGVHVRVDGDRFLQVMANLLSNAIKFSPPGGEVEVRMVARGRKAVRIMVTDQGPGVPEDFRQQLFGRFTQADSSDTRPKGGTGLGLAITRELVERMGGRIALADHEGSGACFYVELPSIVVSDDNEVEADSLLIVDDRADVAMRLTALLHDAGYVAERSPDTQDALTRLHNEMFAAVIVDVHLEGVLDFLRDTRADERLSQLPVVIVAASVEDGHLRLSADLEALDWLPKPVDRQRLRDALRLGLPHPGQNGRPRVLHVEDDMDLSRVLSLVGRELADFDVAPTLAEANACLARHHYDVVVLDLTLPDGSGSSLLPVMSRMSPAPAVVILSASDADIQDSEAMQADVVAALVKSRASNASLLETLRRAVDHARADQRR; translated from the coding sequence GTGCGCAGGGACAGCATGGTGTTCAGACAATCCTTCGGCCGGGCTCTGGGCGTTGCCACCGCAACCCTTTTCAGTGTCCCGGTGGCCGCAGCACACGATAGCCAGCCCCTGGTGGACGATCTGCGTCTGCTGTATATCAGCGCAGTGATCATTCTGATCCTGTGTCTGTCTGTGGTCTGGGCGCTGCGTCAGGCGCGCAAGCTGATGGATCGGCGTATTCGCACCGCCAATGCGAGGTTGCGTGCTGAACGCGACATGCTCGCCGGGGAGCGTCAGCGACTGGATAACCTGATGCATACGGCGCCCGCCGTCATCTACAGCGCCCGGCTTGGCGATCGTGAACTCACCTACCTGAGCCCCAACTTCACTACACTGCTGGGTTATCCGGTGACCTCCGAAGTGCTGGAGGTGCACTGGTGGAGCCATCGCTTGCACCCGGAGGATTCGCCACGCGTCGATACCCTGGAATGGGATCGCTGGGACAACGATCAGTATGTTGGCTATTACCGTTTCCGCCATGCCGATGGCAGTTGGCGCTGGATCGAGGACCGCTGCCGACTGATTCGCGACCAGGAGGGCACGCCGCGCGAGCGCGTGGGCAGCCTGGCGGATATTACCGAGCGGGTTGAACTCGAAGGGCGGCTGGAGCGCGAGCAGCAACGTGCCAATCTGGCGCTCACGGGTGCCAATCTGGGCCTGTGGGAGTGGCAGCTCAGTACCGATGACGTGGTCTTCAATGATCGCTGGGCGGCGATGCTGGGCTACAAGCCCGAGGAAGTCGTGCATTCCATGCGCGATGCCGCCCAGCTGGTTCACCCCGAAGATCGTCGCCATGTGCGCGAGGCGCTGGTGCGGCATCTGACCGGCCAGACCGACCACTATCAGGCGGAATACCGGATGCGTCACCGCGACGGGCACTGGGTCTGGGTGCTGGATCGCGGACGGGTCATGGCGCGCGACCGGAACGGACATGCGCTGCGGGCCAGCGGCACGCATCTTGATGTCACCGAGTTGTATCTGTCGCGGGAACTGCTGCGGGAAAACGAGGAAAAATTCCGCTCTCTGTACGAGTACGCTCCCATCGGCATCATGCTCAATCGCATGTCGGACGGGCGTTTTGTGGAAGTCAACGAAGCCATCGTTCAGATGACCGGGTACAGCCAGGAGGCCCTCCTGGCGATGAACTTCTGGGACCTGACGCCGGAAGACTATGTGGATGAAGAAGCGGCGCATTTCGAAAGCCTGAGCAGCACCGGTGTGTACGGTCCGTATGAAAAGATGCTGCAGTGTGCGGACGGCAGGCGCTTGCCGGTGCAGGTCAATGGCGCGCTGATACTGGACCGCCATGGTGAAGCCATGGTCTGGATGCTGATCCAGGACATCAGCGAACGACAGCGTGCCGAGCGCCTCAAGAGAGAGTTTGTGTCCACGGTCAGCCATGAGTTGCGCACCCCGCTGACCTCCATCAAGGGCGCGCTCGGGCTGCTGTCGGGCGGCGCCTTTGGCACCATGCCCGATGCCGTGCGGCAACTGCTGGATATTGCGGTCAAGAACAGTGACCGGCTGACGCTGTTGATCAATGACCTGCTGGACATGGAGAAGATTGCAGCGGGCAACATGCGGTTCGATATGCAGCCCCATGCCCTGCAGCCCTTGTTGCAACAGGCGCTGGAGAGCAATCGTGGCTATGCCCAGCAGTATCAGGCGCGGCTGGTCTTGCGCGATGACGCGCCCGGCGTGCATGTGCGGGTGGACGGTGACCGCTTCCTGCAGGTCATGGCCAACCTGCTGTCCAACGCCATCAAGTTCTCACCTCCCGGGGGCGAGGTGGAGGTGCGCATGGTGGCGCGCGGCAGGAAGGCGGTGCGGATCATGGTCACCGATCAGGGGCCCGGCGTGCCGGAAGATTTCCGGCAGCAGCTGTTCGGGCGCTTTACCCAGGCAGACAGCTCGGACACGCGCCCCAAAGGTGGCACAGGGCTTGGTCTGGCCATCACCAGAGAGCTGGTCGAGCGTATGGGGGGGCGTATTGCGCTGGCGGATCACGAAGGCTCCGGCGCCTGCTTTTACGTGGAATTGCCCAGCATTGTGGTATCCGACGATAACGAGGTCGAGGCGGACAGCTTGCTGATAGTGGATGACCGGGCGGACGTGGCCATGCGCCTCACCGCGTTGTTGCACGACGCCGGTTATGTTGCTGAACGGTCGCCGGACACGCAGGACGCCTTGACCAGGCTCCACAACGAGATGTTTGCGGCCGTGATCGTGGATGTACACCTGGAGGGCGTGCTCGATTTCCTGCGGGACACGCGGGCAGATGAACGACTGTCGCAGTTGCCGGTGGTCATCGTCGCGGCGTCGGTGGAGGACGGCCACTTGCGGCTGTCTGCAGATCTGGAAGCGCTCGACTGGTTGCCCAAACCGGTGGACCGTCAACGGCTGCGTGATGCGTTACGGCTTGGCCTGCCTCATCCCGGGCAGAATGGGCGGCCCCGGGTGCTGCATGTCGAAGATGACATGGATCTGAGCAGGGTGCTGTCGCTGGTCGGGCGTGAACTGGCGGATTTCGACGTGGCGCCGACCCTGGCAGAGGCCAATGCCTGCCTGGCCCGCCATCACTATGACGTGGTGGTGCTCGACCTGACCTTGCCGGACGGGAGCGGAAGCAGTCTGTTGCCGGTCATGAGCCGGATGTCACCCGCGCCCGCTGTGGTTATCCTGTCTGCCTCGGATGCTGATATTCAGGACAGTGAGGCGATGCAGGCCGACGTGGTGGCCGCGCTGGTGAAATCCCGCGCCTCGAATGCCTCACTGCTGGAAACCTTGCGCCGCGCCGTCGATCATGCGCGGGCAGACCAACGGAGATGA
- a CDS encoding response regulator: MAELKRILYVEDEPDIRAVAELALETVGGFELCSCHNGEDALRKAEAFAPQLMILDVMMPGMDGPTTLAALHEVPALATVPAVFMTAKVQPDEVSQLLALGALEVIAKPFDPMQLAQRVRIIWDAHQLGR; this comes from the coding sequence ATGGCCGAACTCAAACGCATCCTGTATGTGGAAGATGAACCCGATATTCGCGCCGTTGCAGAACTGGCGCTGGAGACCGTGGGTGGCTTTGAACTGTGCAGTTGCCACAATGGCGAGGATGCCCTGCGCAAGGCGGAAGCGTTTGCGCCGCAGTTGATGATTCTGGACGTGATGATGCCCGGCATGGATGGGCCGACCACGCTGGCGGCGTTGCATGAAGTGCCTGCGCTGGCGACGGTGCCCGCCGTGTTCATGACGGCCAAGGTGCAACCCGATGAAGTGAGCCAGTTGCTGGCGCTGGGGGCGCTGGAAGTGATTGCCAAACCGTTTGATCCCATGCAGCTGGCCCAGCGCGTACGCATTATCTGGGATGCGCATCAGTTGGGGAGATAA
- a CDS encoding response regulator transcription factor, with protein MTEPLVLLVEDDPLVGELLEYLLGREGFAVHWSRDGRAAHEQIASGRAFAGAVLDVMLPYVDGYSLVRQLRDSEAHAGIPILMLTARAQEQDVVRALDLGADDYLVKPFQPGELTARLRRLMKRRDTPGRHAT; from the coding sequence GTGACGGAACCGTTGGTATTGCTGGTGGAAGATGACCCGCTGGTAGGCGAGCTGCTGGAGTATCTGCTCGGGCGTGAGGGGTTTGCTGTCCACTGGTCGCGGGATGGGCGCGCGGCCCATGAGCAGATTGCCTCGGGCCGGGCATTCGCCGGCGCCGTCCTGGATGTCATGTTGCCCTACGTGGATGGCTACTCGCTGGTGCGTCAGTTGCGTGACAGCGAGGCGCACGCGGGCATACCGATCCTGATGCTGACAGCCCGTGCCCAGGAACAGGATGTGGTACGGGCACTGGATCTCGGCGCGGACGATTATCTGGTCAAGCCGTTCCAGCCCGGCGAGCTGACCGCACGACTCAGGCGCCTGATGAAGCGCCGTGACACGCCAGGGAGACACGCCACATGA